A part of Saimiri boliviensis isolate mSaiBol1 chromosome 11, mSaiBol1.pri, whole genome shotgun sequence genomic DNA contains:
- the SERBP1 gene encoding SERPINE1 mRNA-binding protein 1 isoform X4 — protein MPGHLQEGFGCVVTNRFDQLFDDESDPFEVLKAAENKKKEAGGGGVGGPGAKSAAQAAAQTNSNAAGKQLRKESQKDRKNPLPPSVGVVDKKEETQPPVALKKEGIRRVGRRPDQQLQGEGKIIDRRPERRPPRERRFEKPLEEKGEGGEFSVDRPIVDRPIRGRGGLGRGRGGRGRGMGRGDGFDSRGKREFDRHSGSDRSGLKHEDKRGGSGSHNWGTVKDELTDLDQSNVTEETPEGEEHHPVADTENKENEVEEVKEEGPKEMTLDEWKAIQNKDRAKVEFNIRKPNEGADGQWKKGFVLHKSKSEEAHAEDSVMDHHFRKPANDITSQLEINFGDLGRPGRGGRGGRGGRGRGGRPNRGSRTDKSSASAPDVDDPEAFPALA, from the exons ATGCCAGGGCACTTACAGGAAGGCTTCGGCTGCGTGGTCACCAACCGATTCGACCAGTTATTTGACGACGAATCGGACCCCTTCGAGGTGCTAAAGGCGGCggagaacaagaaaaaagaagccgGCGGGGGCGGCGTTGGGGGCCCTGGGGCCAAGAGCGCAGCTCAGGCCGCGGCGCAGACCAACTCCAACGCGGCAGGCAAGCAGCTGCGCAAGGAGTCCCAGAAAGACCGCAAGAACCCCCTGCCCCCCAGCGTTGGCGTGGTTGACAAGAAAGAGGAGACGCAGCCGCCCGTGGCGCTTAAGAAAGAAG GAATAAGACGAGTTGGAAGAAGACCTGATCAACAACTTCAGGGTGAAGGGAAAATAATTGATAGAAGACCAGAAAGGCGACCACCTCGTGAACGAAGATTTGAAAAGCCACTTGAAGAAAAGGGTGAAGGGGGCGAATTTTCAGTTGATAG aCCGATTGTTGACCGACCTATTCGAGGTCGTGGTGGTCTTGGAAGAGGTCGAGGGGGACGTGGACGTGGAATGGGCCGAGGAGATGGATTTGATTCTCGTGGCAAACGTGAATTTGATAGGCATAGTGGAAGTGATAGATC TGGCCTGAAGCACGAGGACAAACGTGGAGGTAGCGGATCTCACAACTGGGGAACTGTCAAAGACGAATTAAC TGACTTGGATCAATCAAACGTGACTGAGGAAACACCTGAAGGTGAAGAACATCATCCAGTGGCAGACACTGAAAATAA GGAGAATGAAGTTGAAGAGGTAAAAGAGGAGGGTCCAAAAGAGATGACTTTGGATGAGTGGAAGGCTATTCAAAATAAGGACCGGgcaaaagtagaatttaatattcGAAAACCAAATGAAGGTGCAGATGGGCAGTGGAAGAAGGGATTTGTTCTTCATAAATCAAAGAGTGAAGAG GCTCATGCTGAAGATTCGGTTATGGACCATCATTTCCGGAAGCCAGCAAATGATATAACGTCTCAGCTAGAGATCAATTTTGGAGACCTTGGCCGCCCAGGACGTGGTGGCAGGGGAGGACGAGGTGGACGTGGGCGTGGTGGGCGCCCAAACCGTGGCAGCAGGACCGACAAG tcaagTGCTTCTGCTCCTGATGTGGATGACCCAGAGGCATTCCCAGCTCTGGCTTAA
- the SERBP1 gene encoding SERPINE1 mRNA-binding protein 1 isoform X1 — protein sequence MPGHLQEGFGCVVTNRFDQLFDDESDPFEVLKAAENKKKEAGGGGVGGPGAKSAAQAAAQTNSNAAGKQLRKESQKDRKNPLPPSVGVVDKKEETQPPVALKKEGIRRVGRRPDQQLQGEGKIIDRRPERRPPRERRFEKPLEEKGEGGEFSVDRPIVDRPIRGRGGLGRGRGGRGRGMGRGDGFDSRGKREFDRHSGSDRSSFSHYSGLKHEDKRGGSGSHNWGTVKDELTESPKYIQKQISYNYSDLDQSNVTEETPEGEEHHPVADTENKENEVEEVKEEGPKEMTLDEWKAIQNKDRAKVEFNIRKPNEGADGQWKKGFVLHKSKSEEAHAEDSVMDHHFRKPANDITSQLEINFGDLGRPGRGGRGGRGGRGRGGRPNRGSRTDKSSASAPDVDDPEAFPALA from the exons ATGCCAGGGCACTTACAGGAAGGCTTCGGCTGCGTGGTCACCAACCGATTCGACCAGTTATTTGACGACGAATCGGACCCCTTCGAGGTGCTAAAGGCGGCggagaacaagaaaaaagaagccgGCGGGGGCGGCGTTGGGGGCCCTGGGGCCAAGAGCGCAGCTCAGGCCGCGGCGCAGACCAACTCCAACGCGGCAGGCAAGCAGCTGCGCAAGGAGTCCCAGAAAGACCGCAAGAACCCCCTGCCCCCCAGCGTTGGCGTGGTTGACAAGAAAGAGGAGACGCAGCCGCCCGTGGCGCTTAAGAAAGAAG GAATAAGACGAGTTGGAAGAAGACCTGATCAACAACTTCAGGGTGAAGGGAAAATAATTGATAGAAGACCAGAAAGGCGACCACCTCGTGAACGAAGATTTGAAAAGCCACTTGAAGAAAAGGGTGAAGGGGGCGAATTTTCAGTTGATAG aCCGATTGTTGACCGACCTATTCGAGGTCGTGGTGGTCTTGGAAGAGGTCGAGGGGGACGTGGACGTGGAATGGGCCGAGGAGATGGATTTGATTCTCGTGGCAAACGTGAATTTGATAGGCATAGTGGAAGTGATAGATC TTCTTTTTCACATTACAGTGGCCTGAAGCACGAGGACAAACGTGGAGGTAGCGGATCTCACAACTGGGGAACTGTCAAAGACGAATTAAC agAGTCTCCCAAATACATTCAGAAACAAATATCTTATAATTACAGTGACTTGGATCAATCAAACGTGACTGAGGAAACACCTGAAGGTGAAGAACATCATCCAGTGGCAGACACTGAAAATAA GGAGAATGAAGTTGAAGAGGTAAAAGAGGAGGGTCCAAAAGAGATGACTTTGGATGAGTGGAAGGCTATTCAAAATAAGGACCGGgcaaaagtagaatttaatattcGAAAACCAAATGAAGGTGCAGATGGGCAGTGGAAGAAGGGATTTGTTCTTCATAAATCAAAGAGTGAAGAG GCTCATGCTGAAGATTCGGTTATGGACCATCATTTCCGGAAGCCAGCAAATGATATAACGTCTCAGCTAGAGATCAATTTTGGAGACCTTGGCCGCCCAGGACGTGGTGGCAGGGGAGGACGAGGTGGACGTGGGCGTGGTGGGCGCCCAAACCGTGGCAGCAGGACCGACAAG tcaagTGCTTCTGCTCCTGATGTGGATGACCCAGAGGCATTCCCAGCTCTGGCTTAA
- the SERBP1 gene encoding SERPINE1 mRNA-binding protein 1 isoform X3 has protein sequence MPGHLQEGFGCVVTNRFDQLFDDESDPFEVLKAAENKKKEAGGGGVGGPGAKSAAQAAAQTNSNAAGKQLRKESQKDRKNPLPPSVGVVDKKEETQPPVALKKEGIRRVGRRPDQQLQGEGKIIDRRPERRPPRERRFEKPLEEKGEGGEFSVDRPIVDRPIRGRGGLGRGRGGRGRGMGRGDGFDSRGKREFDRHSGSDRSSFSHYSGLKHEDKRGGSGSHNWGTVKDELTDLDQSNVTEETPEGEEHHPVADTENKENEVEEVKEEGPKEMTLDEWKAIQNKDRAKVEFNIRKPNEGADGQWKKGFVLHKSKSEEAHAEDSVMDHHFRKPANDITSQLEINFGDLGRPGRGGRGGRGGRGRGGRPNRGSRTDKSSASAPDVDDPEAFPALA, from the exons ATGCCAGGGCACTTACAGGAAGGCTTCGGCTGCGTGGTCACCAACCGATTCGACCAGTTATTTGACGACGAATCGGACCCCTTCGAGGTGCTAAAGGCGGCggagaacaagaaaaaagaagccgGCGGGGGCGGCGTTGGGGGCCCTGGGGCCAAGAGCGCAGCTCAGGCCGCGGCGCAGACCAACTCCAACGCGGCAGGCAAGCAGCTGCGCAAGGAGTCCCAGAAAGACCGCAAGAACCCCCTGCCCCCCAGCGTTGGCGTGGTTGACAAGAAAGAGGAGACGCAGCCGCCCGTGGCGCTTAAGAAAGAAG GAATAAGACGAGTTGGAAGAAGACCTGATCAACAACTTCAGGGTGAAGGGAAAATAATTGATAGAAGACCAGAAAGGCGACCACCTCGTGAACGAAGATTTGAAAAGCCACTTGAAGAAAAGGGTGAAGGGGGCGAATTTTCAGTTGATAG aCCGATTGTTGACCGACCTATTCGAGGTCGTGGTGGTCTTGGAAGAGGTCGAGGGGGACGTGGACGTGGAATGGGCCGAGGAGATGGATTTGATTCTCGTGGCAAACGTGAATTTGATAGGCATAGTGGAAGTGATAGATC TTCTTTTTCACATTACAGTGGCCTGAAGCACGAGGACAAACGTGGAGGTAGCGGATCTCACAACTGGGGAACTGTCAAAGACGAATTAAC TGACTTGGATCAATCAAACGTGACTGAGGAAACACCTGAAGGTGAAGAACATCATCCAGTGGCAGACACTGAAAATAA GGAGAATGAAGTTGAAGAGGTAAAAGAGGAGGGTCCAAAAGAGATGACTTTGGATGAGTGGAAGGCTATTCAAAATAAGGACCGGgcaaaagtagaatttaatattcGAAAACCAAATGAAGGTGCAGATGGGCAGTGGAAGAAGGGATTTGTTCTTCATAAATCAAAGAGTGAAGAG GCTCATGCTGAAGATTCGGTTATGGACCATCATTTCCGGAAGCCAGCAAATGATATAACGTCTCAGCTAGAGATCAATTTTGGAGACCTTGGCCGCCCAGGACGTGGTGGCAGGGGAGGACGAGGTGGACGTGGGCGTGGTGGGCGCCCAAACCGTGGCAGCAGGACCGACAAG tcaagTGCTTCTGCTCCTGATGTGGATGACCCAGAGGCATTCCCAGCTCTGGCTTAA
- the SERBP1 gene encoding SERPINE1 mRNA-binding protein 1 isoform X2, translating to MPGHLQEGFGCVVTNRFDQLFDDESDPFEVLKAAENKKKEAGGGGVGGPGAKSAAQAAAQTNSNAAGKQLRKESQKDRKNPLPPSVGVVDKKEETQPPVALKKEGIRRVGRRPDQQLQGEGKIIDRRPERRPPRERRFEKPLEEKGEGGEFSVDRPIVDRPIRGRGGLGRGRGGRGRGMGRGDGFDSRGKREFDRHSGSDRSGLKHEDKRGGSGSHNWGTVKDELTESPKYIQKQISYNYSDLDQSNVTEETPEGEEHHPVADTENKENEVEEVKEEGPKEMTLDEWKAIQNKDRAKVEFNIRKPNEGADGQWKKGFVLHKSKSEEAHAEDSVMDHHFRKPANDITSQLEINFGDLGRPGRGGRGGRGGRGRGGRPNRGSRTDKSSASAPDVDDPEAFPALA from the exons ATGCCAGGGCACTTACAGGAAGGCTTCGGCTGCGTGGTCACCAACCGATTCGACCAGTTATTTGACGACGAATCGGACCCCTTCGAGGTGCTAAAGGCGGCggagaacaagaaaaaagaagccgGCGGGGGCGGCGTTGGGGGCCCTGGGGCCAAGAGCGCAGCTCAGGCCGCGGCGCAGACCAACTCCAACGCGGCAGGCAAGCAGCTGCGCAAGGAGTCCCAGAAAGACCGCAAGAACCCCCTGCCCCCCAGCGTTGGCGTGGTTGACAAGAAAGAGGAGACGCAGCCGCCCGTGGCGCTTAAGAAAGAAG GAATAAGACGAGTTGGAAGAAGACCTGATCAACAACTTCAGGGTGAAGGGAAAATAATTGATAGAAGACCAGAAAGGCGACCACCTCGTGAACGAAGATTTGAAAAGCCACTTGAAGAAAAGGGTGAAGGGGGCGAATTTTCAGTTGATAG aCCGATTGTTGACCGACCTATTCGAGGTCGTGGTGGTCTTGGAAGAGGTCGAGGGGGACGTGGACGTGGAATGGGCCGAGGAGATGGATTTGATTCTCGTGGCAAACGTGAATTTGATAGGCATAGTGGAAGTGATAGATC TGGCCTGAAGCACGAGGACAAACGTGGAGGTAGCGGATCTCACAACTGGGGAACTGTCAAAGACGAATTAAC agAGTCTCCCAAATACATTCAGAAACAAATATCTTATAATTACAGTGACTTGGATCAATCAAACGTGACTGAGGAAACACCTGAAGGTGAAGAACATCATCCAGTGGCAGACACTGAAAATAA GGAGAATGAAGTTGAAGAGGTAAAAGAGGAGGGTCCAAAAGAGATGACTTTGGATGAGTGGAAGGCTATTCAAAATAAGGACCGGgcaaaagtagaatttaatattcGAAAACCAAATGAAGGTGCAGATGGGCAGTGGAAGAAGGGATTTGTTCTTCATAAATCAAAGAGTGAAGAG GCTCATGCTGAAGATTCGGTTATGGACCATCATTTCCGGAAGCCAGCAAATGATATAACGTCTCAGCTAGAGATCAATTTTGGAGACCTTGGCCGCCCAGGACGTGGTGGCAGGGGAGGACGAGGTGGACGTGGGCGTGGTGGGCGCCCAAACCGTGGCAGCAGGACCGACAAG tcaagTGCTTCTGCTCCTGATGTGGATGACCCAGAGGCATTCCCAGCTCTGGCTTAA